The Megalops cyprinoides isolate fMegCyp1 chromosome 12, fMegCyp1.pri, whole genome shotgun sequence genome contains a region encoding:
- the crip1 gene encoding cysteine-rich protein 1, which produces MPKCPKCLKEVYFAERVTSLGKDWHRPCLKCEKCNKTLSAGSHAEHEGKPYCNNPCYSALFGPKGFGRGGTESHTFN; this is translated from the exons ATGCCCAAGTGTCCAAAATGCTTAAAGGAAGTGTACTTTG cggaGAGGGTGACCTCCCTGGGGAAGGACTGGCACAGGCCATGTCTAAAGTGCGAGAAGTGCAACAAGACTCTATCAGCCGGCTCACATGCAGAG CATGAGGGAAAACCCTATTGTAACAACCCCTGCTACTCTGCACTGTTTGGACCCAAAG GATTTGGGCGTGGAGGCACTGAGAGCCACACATTCAATTAG